In Periplaneta americana isolate PAMFEO1 chromosome 4, P.americana_PAMFEO1_priV1, whole genome shotgun sequence, one DNA window encodes the following:
- the LOC138698333 gene encoding uncharacterized protein: MGIPRGISALFILGFILATVEPKVLIVDPDDDSSEAKTLHSKYTQPGRSSSEREERNKLKSRSGGLGAGYGYGFGTGAGAGAAAASTGSGFGEGRVVGGSGLGIGGGAGGGSGLGYGGGAGSGIGYGGGAGSGIGYGGGAGSGSGLGFGGGAVGGSGLRYVGGAGGGSGLGYGGGAGSEIGYGGGAGSGIGYGGGAGGGSGLGFGGGAGGGIGLGYGGGAGGGSGLGYGGAGSGSGLGFGGGGGSGLGYGGGGGGSGLGYGGGSGSGLGFGGGSGGGSGLGYGGGAGGGSGLGFGGGSGGGSVLGYGGGGGSGLGFGGGSGGGSGLGYGGGGGGGSGLGFGGGSGGGSGLGYGGGAGGGSGLVYGGGAGVGSGLGYGAGAGGGSGVGYGGGAGGGLGLGFGGGTGGGSGLGYGGGAGVRLGLGNVGAGSGSGLGFGGGGGGGSGSGFGGGGGGSGLGFGGGGVGSGLGYGGGAGVRLGSGYGGGAGGGSGLGFGVGGGSGLGFGGGGGSGLGYGGGAGVRLGLGYGGGAGGGSGLGYGGGAGGGSGLGFVGGAVGRSGLGYGGSGFGSLGFGGGSGFGFGGEVKSRGLGFGGGSEFGFGGSGSSGLGYGEGLGLRYGGLGGFGAGGGSGFGYGGESSYAYGNGIGY; this comes from the coding sequence GTCGTAGCTCCTCGGAAAGAGAAGAGCGCAATAAATTAAAAAGCAGATCTGGAGGACTGGGAGCAGGATACGGATATGGATTTGGaacaggagcaggagcaggagcagcagctgCATCTACAGGTTCAGGATTTGGAGAAGGACGAGTTGTAGGTGGTTCAGGATTAGGCATTGGTGGGGGAGCTGGAGGTGGTTCAGGATTAGGATATGGAGGAGGAGCTGGTTCAGGAATAGGATATGGAGGAGGAGCTGGTTCAGGAATAGGATATGGAGGAGGAGCTGGAAGTGGTTCAGGATTAGGATTTGGGGGAGGAGCTGTAGGTGGTTCGGGATTAAGATATGTAGGGGGAGCTGGAGGTGGTTCAGGATTAGGATATGGAGGAGGAGCTGGTTCAGAAATAGGATATGGAGGAGGAGCTGGTTCAGGAATAGGATATGGAGGAGGAGCTGGAGGTGGTTCAGGATTAGGATTTGGAGGAGGAGCTGGAGGTGGTATAGGGTTAGGGTATGGAGGGGGAGCTGGAGGTGGTTCAGGATTAGGATATGGAGGAGCTGGAAGTGGTTCAGGATTAGGATTTGGAGGAGGAGGTGGTTCAGGATTAGGATATGGAGGAGGTGGAGGTGGTTCAGGATTAGGATACGGAGGAGGAAGTGGTTCAGGATTAGGATTTGGAGGAGGTTCTGGAGGTGGTTCAGGATTAGGATATGGAGGGGGAGCTGGAGGTGGTTCAGGATTAGGCTTTGGAGGAGGTTCTGGAGGTGGTTCAGTATTAGGATATGGAGGAGGAGGTGGTTCAGGATTAGGATTTGGAGGAGGTTCTGGAGGTGGTTCAGGATTAGGATATGGAGGAGGAGGTGGAGGTGGTTCAGGATTAGGATTTGGAGGAGGTTCTGGAGGTGGTTCAGGATTAGGATATGGAGGGGGAGCTGGAGGTGGCTCGGGATTAGTATATGGAGGGGGAGCGGGAGTTGGTTCAGGATTAGGATATGGTGCAGGGGCTGGAGGTGGTTCAGGAGTAGGATATGGAGGAGGAGCTGGAGGTGGTTTAGGATTAGGATTTGGAGGAGGAACTGGAGGTGGTTCAGGATTAGGATATGGTGGAGGAGCTGGAGTTCGCTTAGGATTAGGAAATGTAGGAGCTGGAAGTGGTTCAGGATTAGGATTTGGAGGAGGAGGTGGAGGCGGTTCGGGATCAGGATTTGGAGGAGGTGGGGGTGGTTCGGGATTAGGATTTGGAGGAGGTGGAGTTGGTTCAGGATTAGGATATGGAGGAGGAGCTGGAGTTCGCTTAGGATCAGGATATGGAGGGGGAGCTGGAGGTGGTTCAGGATTAGGATTTGGAGTTGGAGGTGGTTCGGGATTAGGATTTGGAGGAGGAGGTGGTTCAGGATTAGGATATGGAGGAGGAGCTGGAGTTCGCTTAGGATTAGGATATGGAGGGGGAGCTGGAGGTGGTTCAGGATTAGGATATGGAGGAGGAGCTGGAGGTGGTTCAGGGTTAGGGTTTGTAGGAGGAGCTGTAGGTCGTTCAGGACTTGGATATGGAGGATCCGGATTCGGTAGTTTAGGATTTGGTGGAGGATCAGGATTTGGATTTGGCGGAGAAGTTAAATCACGTGGTTTAGGTTTTGGTGGGGGATCGGAATTTGGATTTGGAGGAAGTGGATCAAGTGGTTTAGGATATGGCGAAGGTTTAGGATTGCGATATGGTGGATTAGGGGGATTTGGAGCTGGTGGAGGATCAGGGTTTGGATATGGTGGAGAATCAAGTTATGCATATGGTAACGGTATCGGATACTGA